In Armatimonadota bacterium, the genomic stretch GACCTCGGAGCAATACGAGAAGATCGCCCGCGCCGTCGCCACGGAGGTTGGCGTGGGCGCGGGCAAGGTCATCCATCCCACGCGCGTCGCCATGAGCGGCCGCACCAAGGGCCCCTCGCTGTTCCACCTGATGGAAGTGCTGGGCAAGGACGAAGTGCTGCGCCGGTTCAATCGGGCGATGGACGTGATGAGCGAGGGACAATGAGGAAAACGGGGACTGGCTCCGCATTTCTCCGGAAATCGGTGCCTGTCCCCGTCTTCCAAGCCTGGGAAGCTCGATACCGCGCTGTCTATGATGCGGGGGTGCCGTTCGCTTGTCATCGAAGTGTTAATCATGAGCGGATGGTGGAACTTCGCGGCTTTCTAGATGCGCGCCCGCGCCGCGGCCGGCTGGTGGAATTCGGATGCGGGGAAGGGTTCGTCGCTGCCATGGCGGCCGAACTGGGCTATAACGTCTTGGGGATTGACTCGTCTCGCTCGGCCATCGCGAGAGCTCAAGAGGCGCGCCAACACCCTCGCGTGACCTTCGAGCTGGCCGATGTGTGCGACCTCGATCATCTGCAGTCCGGCTCATTTGACGTTGCCGTGGATCTCGGCTGTCTGCACATGATCGTGGAAGACGAGGAAGCGTCAAAGTATCTGGGCCATGCCTCTCGGTTGCTTGAGGGTATGGGTGCGGCCTATTTCGCGAACCTCGTGCCGGCCGACGATGCCGCGGCTTGGTGCCCAAATGAAGTGGAACGGGTGAACTGGTGGCGAGAAAACCAGCGAGGCAAAGTGACGCACCGAGTGGATACTTGCGAGGTCAACGGGCGAGATGTCGCCGTCACTCTACCGCCGGTTCGCGCGGCATTCCGGAGCCTGGAACGGCAAGTGGCGCTGGTGTCGGCAGCCGGCTTCGAAGTGCAGTCCGCCCGTGTGATCACACCGGGCTTCAACAGCCCATTCGAGGCGGTACTGCTCGCAGTCAAGCGGGCAGGCGGCCCGATCGGGGGAAAATAGGGGAAAATAGGGACAGGCACCGATTATCGGAAGAATCGGAGCCAGTCCCTATTCTCTGTGCCCCTACTTGCGCACGTACTTGCGCTTGGCCTTCTTGTGGCCCTGGTCCACCTTGCGCTCGTCGAAGACCCAGTTGTCGGACCCGGCCGGGCGCGGATAGAAGCAGTGGTAGGAGCTGAGGTTGGAGGCGACCACTCGGCGCGGCGTGCGCCGCACGACGTTGACCTCGGCCCACAGCTTCATGAAATGCAGGCCCTTGGTGTGGTCGGCCATGAGGTGGCACATGATGTCGAACACCGACCACGGGCCCTCATGGGCTTGCTTGCGCATGGCCTCGAGCTGCTTGATGCGCTCGGCGTCGAGGGCCAGCAGCGGATCCGGCTCCGGCTCGACCGCCAACCGGTAGTGGTCGGGCGTGTCCGCGCGGGTGATGGAGACGATGGCGCCGGGCATGACTTTGGCCGCCTTGTACCACTGGTCCAGGTCGTAGACGAGGGTGCTGAACTGGTTGACCCAGGCGACGAACTCCTTGCCGCGCTCGGGGTGCATGGTGGTATAGACGAGCTGCGTCTCGGGGGGGAAGAAATCGCGGTCGGCCTCGCGGATCTTGATCGTGCCGGCCTTCCAGTGGTCGTAGGGCAGCGGATAGCGCATTTCCTCGGCCGCCGCGTGATCCGCCGATAGCTCGATTTCGTCCTCCTCGCCGAAATCCTCATAGCGCGGGTCGTGCACCCAGGTGGCCAGGCTTTCATCCAGGCCCTCGTCCTCCAGCAGGAGGTCGGCCTCGGGGTCCGCCAGGCTCTCCGCCTCGATCTCGGCGACGAGGAGGATTCCCGGGAGGTCCTGGATGTACTCGGGGGCAAACTGGGTCAAGCCCCAGGTGGCCTTGCCCATGCGCTCCAGGCCTTGGTCCTGGGCCAAGGCATCGTTGACCGTGTCCACGGCTATGGAGAAGCTGGGCGAGGTATCGGCGATCTCGAAGATCTTGGTCACCAGCTCGGCGGTCGGCACCGGCCGCTTGCGCCCCTCGATCAGCGCGTGGATTTCCTCCAGGTCGGGGGGGCTGACGGTCAGCTCCTCGGCGGCAGCCATTTCCTCCCCCGGCAGGAGCTCGATCTCCTCCTTTTCCGCTTCCTTCGACAGCTCGCGCAGGGCTGCCATGATCCGCTCCACGAACGGGGCCGGGATCCAGTAGGCGCCGGACAGCAAGTACAGCTTGTCGTCGCCGGCGAGGTGCTCGAAGTGGGCCACGGGGTCGAATCCCTCGCCGCGGCGCTTCCACGTGAGGTACTGCAGAATGCGATTGGGCACCGGCCCACCCGCGGCGCCAACGACGGCGAGCGCCATCGAAACGTCGGCGGCGCGAGCGCTGGGGCAGGCGGCGTCGAGCTTGTCAATCAAGCGCAGCGTGTCCTCGCTGGCGAGGAAGAAGTTGCGCGTGAGCATCTCCTGCGCCCCCTGCTCCGCGACGTCGAGCAGCCATTCCGACGACCCCCACCGGTCATTCGACAGGGGCAGGAACTGGCGGCGGGCGCTCATCATCCGCGGGACCAGGGTTCGATACTCTTCCGGGGAGATTGGCTGCCGGGCGATGACCGCCATCTCGTTGCACAGCAGCGCCAGCGGCATCGGCCGCCCGTAGGAGCGCAGGTGGTACTCCAGCGCCCCCAGCAGCGGGCGCTGCGTCATCTGTCGCATCGCCAGGTTCCAGCGCCGGTCCTGCGCCCAGAAACGCGGGCTGCCCGCCATCACTTTGCGCAGCAGCTTGGCGTTCAGTTCACCCCCCAACACGTCGCTCGCCAGCTCTCCCGCCTTGATGGCGTGCCCGCGATTGAGCAGCACCTCGACGATCGCGTCGGCCAGATAGTGATGCGCCAGCGCCTCCATTGCCTCCGACACGCGACGCCGGGGGCGCTTGGGTTGCGTGCTTGCCTGCTTGGTCTTGGTCACCGTCGAACGAGTTGCCACAGCCTGCTCCATGGGTGCGGACGCGCCTGGTGCTGCGCGCGAGTCCGCCAAGATCGGGTGGGGTCACTGTCGCGTGAACATAAGTTTAACGGCTGGCGCCCCCGCAGTCAAGATGTGCGGCCCTGCCGGGGGCGGCTGGGCCACACTCAAGTGCACGATGGCTCCATGGCCCCAGGAGTCAAACACACCCGAAGTCGTCTGCGGCTGGCGACGGAAGGTGGCGCCATCGAGCACGTCGAATCAGCCACGCATGTCAAACGCGCTGACGTGGTGGGGGCTGCGGACGCGGCGCGGTGTGCTGCCGACAGCGGCCCCCCGGGAAGCAGGTGTCACCCGCGGCCGGCCGGCGCCGGGCGGGGCAGTCCGCCCCCGAGGATCACGCCCGTGACCACCGGCAGCACTCCCCCCGCTGCCCCGCAACCGTTCACCCTTCGCGCCATCCTGGCGGGTTCCATCGGCGCGCTCATCCTCTCCCTCGGCGCCCCCTACGCAATCCATCTCATCCGTGGCTCCTACATGGCGCTGGACTTCAGCACCCCCGGGGCGGTCTTTCTCTTCTTCGTCCTCACGTTCATCGTCAACCGCGTGCTGCGCCGTCTGCGCCGAGAGTGGGCGCTCAACCCCGGGGAGCTGATCATCGCCTACATCATGATGATCGTCGCCTCCGCGATCTGCACCATGGGCCTCACCAGCCAGCTCTTGCCTATCATCACCGCGCCGCGCTATTACGGCCCCGAGAACGCGGGGTGGACGAAGCACTTGTTGCCGTTGCTGGACCGGCGTCCGTGGCTGACGCCCACCACTGCCGAAGCGATCAGGTACTTCTACGAGGGCCTGCCCCGCGGGCGGCACATCCCGTGGGGGGCCTGGGCGGCGCCGCTGGCGGCGTGGCTGCCGTTCATGTGCGTGCTCTACCTGGTCATGATCGCGATGATGGTGATCATCCGCAAGCAGTGGGTGGAGCGCGAGCGCCTCGCGTTCCCGGTGACGCAACTGCCGCTGGAGATGGCACGCGGGGCCGATGCGCCGGGGGGGGCGCCGTTTTTCCGCAACGCGGTGATGTGGAGCGGATTCGCGATCCCGTTCATTCTCGGCAGCCTGAAAGGCCTGCATTACTACTACCCGGTGGTGCCCGTAATCGCGCAGTCGGCGTCTTATCCGTGGTTCAGGGAACCGCTGATCTTTGTTGTCTACCTGAGCTTCCCCCTGCTGGGCTTCTTCTACCTGGTCAACACCGAGACCCTGTTCGGCCTGTGGTTCTTCAACATCGTATTCCAGGTGATTGCCGGGCTCATCGTCATGTTCGGCGCCACGTGGCAAGAGAATCTGGGGATCTACGGGAGCCCGTCGCCGTGGTTCGCGCACCTGGGCATGGGGGCCATGATCGCCCTGGTGGCGCTCGGATTGTGGAGCGCGCGCGCCCACTTGCGCGACGTCGTGCGCAAGGCCCTGCGCGGCGATCCCGCGGTGGATGACTCGGGGGAGGTGATGTCCTACCGCGCCGCGTTCTGGAGCGTGGTGGGCGGCCTGGGGTTCATGTGGGTGTGGTTGTGGTTGACCGGGCTGCCGGTGACGCTGGCGGTCATCTTCCTGGCCGGGGCCTTCGTCCTGTTCTACGGCTTGGCGCGGGTGGTGATGGAATCGGGCCTGGCGGTGGCGGTCGCTTCAACCATCTCGTCCGGGTTTGTGGTCTCCAGCTTCGGCTCCAAGGCGGTCGGCGGGCCGGGACTCGTATCCCTGGCCATCAACTACGTGTGGTCTTCCGACATCCGCACCTATGTCATGGCCTCCAGCGCCCACGCGCTGCGCATGGCCGATATGACTGCGCGCCGCAAGCGGCCGCTGTTTTGGATCATCTGGCTCGCCATCTTCATTTCCATCGCCGCCTCCATCTGGGTCACCATGGTGCTGGCGTACGCGAAGGGCGGCGTCAACCTCAACCAGTGGTTCTTCATTGACGGACCGCGGGCGCCCTACAACTGGATCGTGGACAAGCTCGCCACTCCCACTGACCCCAACTGGCCAGGGTGGCTGGTGCGGGCCGGCGGCTTTGCGGTCATGTCGTTTCTCATGTTCATGCGCACCAGGTTCGTGTGGTGGCCCTTCCACCCCATCGGGTTTGCGGTCGGCAGCACGTGGATCATGAACGTACTCTTCGCGACGTGCCTGGCGGCATGGGTGCTCAAGTCCCTCATCATCCGCTATGGCGGCCTGCGCGGGTACATGTTCTTGCGCCCGGCCTTTTTGGGGTTCATTCTCGGGCAGTACACCTGCAATGCGGTATGGCTCATCATTGACGCCATGACGGGCGCGACTAATAACGTCATCGGCTGGATCTAGCACCCGGCCGCGGCGGTAATTGACGACGAGGAGGAGATCTGCGCGATGCTCATGGACACGGTACTCACGGTAGCGGAATCCAAGCGCCTGATCGCCAAGGGGGTGGCAGCGCACTCGCTGGTCAAGCAGGCGCTGGAGAAGGGCACGGTGATCGTCGCCCGCGGCAGCACCAACGGCTATGTGGCGGAGGAATTGCTCGGCGAGCCGATGGACAAGTTGGCGTTCCTCACCGGCCATACCCTGCCGCGCGGATACGCCGGGCCGGCCCAACGGCCCTCGTCGCGGGGCGAAATCGTGATCCGCCGCGGGGAGGTGGTCGCGGGGCTCCCGCTTGCCCAGACGGTCGCCGATCTTCAGGCCGGGGATGTCTTCATCAAAGGGGCCAATGCGCTCAGCCCCGACCGCCGTCGGGCCGGCATCCTCGTCGGCTCCCCCACCGGCGGCACCATCGGCGCCTTCCTGCCCACCATCACCGAGCGCAAAGCGCACTTCATCGCCCCCGTCGGGTTGGAGAAGCTGGTCGCCTCCGACCTCCCGGCGGTCAGCCAACTCATCGTCGGCGACGGCGGCGGCCGCGATGCCGTGCCCGACCTGTGGGTCATTGACACCGCCACCATCATCACCGAGATCGAGGCGCTCGAGCTTCTCACCGGCGCGGTGTGCCATCACCTGGCGTCGGGGGGCATCGGCGGGGCGGAAGGCTCGGTGCGGCTGCTGGTCTCGGGCGACGAAAGGGCGATGGGGAAAGCTCGCCGGGTGCTTGACTCCATCGCCGGGGAACCGCCGTTTCCGATCTGACGCTTGACAAATCCCTCGTTCATGTGGAAGACTTATGTCGTCCGGGGGGCGGGCCATCGGGTCCCGGGAGTGCGCTGACGGAAGCTCGGCTGCCGTCAGACGCGGCCCGGGGAAGCTGCACCAGTACCCGTGACCGGCTGCCCGGACCCCAAATCGCCCGCGAGGCAACATGGACGTCGCCCGACATAGATTCCAGCCGCCTTGCACGGTGGTCGCGTCCGGCGGTGGTGACTGCGCCGCGCCGGACGCGCGGCCGCGTACGTTGCGCCTGACGTCCATGCCCCCGGCCATGCGCATGCGCTAGCGGCTGCGTGCCCTCCACTGCGGCGGGGAGGGTAGCGCGCCGCCGGCCCGGGCGCCCCACGCAGTCGCCTAATCCCCCACCAATCAACACCAGCGTCGGCGTTTCCCAACTGCCCACCGCAGCCCTGTTTTCCGGCAGGGGGGCGGGCCCGGCAAGCTTCGCAGCCGAGGGCGGCTGCGCAACATTGGAGGTTACAATGGCTAAGACCTATGATGAGATAAACGAACGCATACGCCGCGGGGAGGCGGTCGTGGTGACCGCGGAAGAGATGATAGAAGTCGTCAAGGAGAAGGGCGCCGCGGGAGCCGCCAAACACGTGGACGTGGTGACCACGGGCACCTTCGGCGCCATGTGTTCGAGCGGCGCCTTCGTCAATATCGGTCACGCCCGGCCCCGCATCAAGCTCGGCGGTGGACGCGTCACCCTCAACGGCGTCAGCGCCTATGGCGGGCTGGCGGCGGTGGACCTGTACATCGGCGCCACCGCCCTGCAGGACGAGGACCCGCGCAACCAGATCTTCCCGGGCGAGTTCACCTACGGCGGCGGGCACGTCATCGAGGACCTGGTGGCAGGCAAGGACGTGCGCCTGGAGGCGACCGCCTACGGCACCGACTGCTATCCGCGCAAGCGCCTGCAGACGTGGCTGAATATCGCCGACGTCAACGAGGCCTTCCTGTTCAACCCGCGCAACGGGTACCAGAACTACAACGTCGCCGTCAACCTCAGCGACAAGACCATCTACACCTACATGGGCGTGCTCAAGGCGCGCGTCGGCAACGCCAACTACTGCAGCGCCGGGCAGTTGTCGCCGCTGCTCAACGACCCGACTTACCGCACCATCGGCATCGGCACCCGCATCTTCCTGGGCGGCGGCGTGGGCTACGTCGTCGGCCCCGGAACCCAGCACCACCCGGTCGCCCCGCGCACCGACAACCAGGTGCCGCGCGCCGGCGCCGGCACCATGGCGGTCACCGGCGACCTCAAGACGATGAGCGCGCAGTGGCTGCGCGGCGCCTCCTTCAAGGGCTACGGCGCCACCCTCATCGTCGGCCTTGGCCTCCCCATCCCCATCCTCGACGAGGAGCTGGCGCTGCAGACTGCCGTCAGCGACGCCGACATCAAAGCCCAGGTCATTGACTATAGCAAGGCCTACCCGCAGATCGAGCCCGGCAGCATCGCCGAGGTCAGCTACGCGGATCTCAAGCGCGGCTCCATCGAGGTCAACGGCA encodes the following:
- a CDS encoding class I SAM-dependent methyltransferase — its product is MVELRGFLDARPRRGRLVEFGCGEGFVAAMAAELGYNVLGIDSSRSAIARAQEARQHPRVTFELADVCDLDHLQSGSFDVAVDLGCLHMIVEDEEASKYLGHASRLLEGMGAAYFANLVPADDAAAWCPNEVERVNWWRENQRGKVTHRVDTCEVNGRDVAVTLPPVRAAFRSLERQVALVSAAGFEVQSARVITPGFNSPFEAVLLAVKRAGGPIGGK
- a CDS encoding DUF6785 family protein; this translates as MTTGSTPPAAPQPFTLRAILAGSIGALILSLGAPYAIHLIRGSYMALDFSTPGAVFLFFVLTFIVNRVLRRLRREWALNPGELIIAYIMMIVASAICTMGLTSQLLPIITAPRYYGPENAGWTKHLLPLLDRRPWLTPTTAEAIRYFYEGLPRGRHIPWGAWAAPLAAWLPFMCVLYLVMIAMMVIIRKQWVERERLAFPVTQLPLEMARGADAPGGAPFFRNAVMWSGFAIPFILGSLKGLHYYYPVVPVIAQSASYPWFREPLIFVVYLSFPLLGFFYLVNTETLFGLWFFNIVFQVIAGLIVMFGATWQENLGIYGSPSPWFAHLGMGAMIALVALGLWSARAHLRDVVRKALRGDPAVDDSGEVMSYRAAFWSVVGGLGFMWVWLWLTGLPVTLAVIFLAGAFVLFYGLARVVMESGLAVAVASTISSGFVVSSFGSKAVGGPGLVSLAINYVWSSDIRTYVMASSAHALRMADMTARRKRPLFWIIWLAIFISIAASIWVTMVLAYAKGGVNLNQWFFIDGPRAPYNWIVDKLATPTDPNWPGWLVRAGGFAVMSFLMFMRTRFVWWPFHPIGFAVGSTWIMNVLFATCLAAWVLKSLIIRYGGLRGYMFLRPAFLGFILGQYTCNAVWLIIDAMTGATNNVIGWI
- a CDS encoding homocysteine biosynthesis protein; amino-acid sequence: MAKTYDEINERIRRGEAVVVTAEEMIEVVKEKGAAGAAKHVDVVTTGTFGAMCSSGAFVNIGHARPRIKLGGGRVTLNGVSAYGGLAAVDLYIGATALQDEDPRNQIFPGEFTYGGGHVIEDLVAGKDVRLEATAYGTDCYPRKRLQTWLNIADVNEAFLFNPRNGYQNYNVAVNLSDKTIYTYMGVLKARVGNANYCSAGQLSPLLNDPTYRTIGIGTRIFLGGGVGYVVGPGTQHHPVAPRTDNQVPRAGAGTMAVTGDLKTMSAQWLRGASFKGYGATLIVGLGLPIPILDEELALQTAVSDADIKAQVIDYSKAYPQIEPGSIAEVSYADLKRGSIEVNGKQVDTVPLSSYSAARRVADALKQWIAAGKFLLNQPAETLPGPDSGYAFKLLKERAVEE